The following are encoded together in the Syngnathus scovelli strain Florida chromosome 12, RoL_Ssco_1.2, whole genome shotgun sequence genome:
- the LOC125978138 gene encoding prolyl-tRNA synthetase associated domain-containing protein 1 codes for MSGELRAELEKHLETLNIQTSFVDHPPVFTVEEMMPHLQDVSGAVTKNLFLKDKKKKNLWLVSTRHDRQVNLNVLAKKLSVGNGNLRFADEATMLDKLKVGQGCATALALLFDKDRSVTLVLDRDLLEGDHNMVYFHPMTNSATMGMRPQDLLRFLKDTGHDPVLMDFE; via the exons ATGTCCGGGGAGCTGCGAGCAGAATTGGAGAAACATTTGGAAACTTTAAACATTCAGACGAGCTTCGTGGATCACCCGCCG GTTTTCACGGTGGAGGAAATGATGCCCCACCTCCAAGATGTGAGTGGCGCCGTCACCAAGAACCTCTTCCTCaaagacaagaagaagaaaaatttgTGGTTGGTGTCGACGCGTCACGACCGACAG GTGAACCTGAACGTGCTGGCCAAGAAGCTGTCGGTGGGCAATGGCAACCTTCGCTTTGCGGACGAGGCCACCATGCTGGACAAACTCAAG GTGGGTCAGGGATGCGCCACGGCTCTGGCTTTGCTCTTCGACAAGGACCGCAGCGTCACCTTGGTCTTGGACCGAGACCTGCTGGAAGGGGACCACAACATGGTCTACTTCCACCCCATGACCAACAGCGCCACCATGGGGATGAGGCCCCAAGACCTGCTGCGCTTCCTCAAGGACACCGGACACGACCCCGTTCTGATGGACTTTGAATAG